Proteins from a genomic interval of Scomber japonicus isolate fScoJap1 chromosome 10, fScoJap1.pri, whole genome shotgun sequence:
- the cited4b gene encoding cbp/p300-interacting transactivator 4b: MADHLMMPMNHSSAGASLHGYRMGMNGLQAGHQQHANQQGMRALPNGQMMHYGGAQANMETAMRQRQGMVGGPMNGQLNGAQMGHHQMTSGNMMYNGQLQQQQHHPQQQQHHMHPQQHQQQAQHPQQQQQQQQQQQQQFMNGGLTSQQLMASMQLQKLNTQYHGHPLGPMGGNHMGPTTQYRMNPAQLANMQHMAGPALALNGMDADMIDEEVLTSLVMELGLDRVQELPELFLGQNEFDFISDFVSKQQPSTVSC, encoded by the coding sequence ATGGCAGACCATCTTATGATGCCCATGAATCACAGCTCAGCGGGCGCCAGTCTCCACGGTTACAGGATGGGCATGAACGGCCTGCAGGCAGGTCACCAGCAACATGCCAACCAGCAGGGCATGCGGGCACTGCCCAATGGCCAGATGATGCACTACGGTGGCGCCCAGGCCAACATGGAGACCGCCATGAGGCAACGGCAGGGCATGGTGGGTGGACCCATGAATGGACAGCTGAATGGGGCGCAGATGGGTCACCACCAGATGACCTCTGGTAACATGATGTATAATGGCCAgctgcagcaacaacagcatcaccctcagcagcagcagcatcatatGCATCCACAGCAGCACCAACAACAAGCCCAGCacccacagcaacaacagcagcagcagcagcagcagcaacaacagttCATGAATGGCGGGTTAACATCTCAGCAGCTCATGGCCAGCATGCAACTGCAGAAACTCAACACCCAGTACCATGGACACCCACTGGGGCCTATGGGCGGGAACCACATGGGGCCCACGACCCAGTATCGCATGAACCCAGCCCAGCTGGCTAACATGCAGCACATGGCCGGACCAGCACTGGCCCTAAACGGTATGGATGCAGATATGATCGACGAGGAGGTCCTGACCTCCCTGGTCATGGAGCTGGGCTTGGACCGGGTCCAGGAGCTGCCAGAACTCTTTCTTGGCCAGAATGAGTTTGACTTCATCTCAGACTTTGTCAGCAAACAGCAGCCTAGTACCGTTAGTTGCTGA